A DNA window from Oncorhynchus tshawytscha isolate Ot180627B linkage group LG13, Otsh_v2.0, whole genome shotgun sequence contains the following coding sequences:
- the LOC112264852 gene encoding NADH dehydrogenase [ubiquinone] iron-sulfur protein 5 has product MPFIDLQGKLGINMDKWMLIQGGEQPYKRAPRCHAFEKEWIECADGIGQTRAKKECKLEFEDFYECMHREKTHKRLYEIRKQRDKMVKEGTYQTPAHHTGAQADNRP; this is encoded by the exons ATGCCGTTCATCGACCTCCAGGGGAAGTTGGGTATCAACATGGACAAATGGATGTTGATCCAGGGTGGAGAGCAGCCATATAAACGTGCGCCGCGCTGCCACGCCTTTGAGAAGGAGTGGATCGAGTGTGCAGATGGCATTGGTCAGACCCGTGCCAAAAAGGAGTGCAAGCTTGAGTTTGAGGACTTCTATGAGTGCATGCACAGAGAGAAGACG CACAAGAGGCTGTATGAGATCCGTAAGCAGCGGGACAAGATGGTGAAGGAGGGCACCTACCAGACCCCAGCTCACCACACTGGCGCTCAGGCTGACAACAGGCCTTGA